A window from Acidobacteriota bacterium encodes these proteins:
- a CDS encoding DUF192 domain-containing protein, with translation MGRAAEPHALWTADRARIVATSVELATDSASRNRGLLGRDGLADGVALVIAPCWAVHTIGMRFPIDIVHVARDGRIVKVRRSVQPWRMSAALGAFATIEMAVGAIGRAGLEPGMRLIVRGA, from the coding sequence ATGGGCCGCGCCGCTGAACCCCACGCGCTCTGGACCGCCGATCGCGCGCGGATCGTGGCGACCTCGGTCGAGCTGGCCACCGACTCCGCGTCGCGCAACCGCGGCCTGCTCGGGCGCGACGGGCTCGCCGACGGCGTGGCGCTCGTGATCGCGCCGTGCTGGGCGGTGCACACGATCGGCATGCGCTTCCCGATCGACATCGTCCACGTTGCGCGCGACGGGCGGATCGTCAAAGTGCGCCGCTCCGTGCAGCCGTGGCGCATGAGCGCGGCGCTCGGGGCGTTCGCGACGATCGAGATGGCCGTCGGGGCGATCGGCCGCGCCGGGCTCGAACCCGGCATGCGGCTCATCGTCAGGGGAGCGTGA
- a CDS encoding putative Na+/H+ antiporter: MPAAATSFPLPLDAYDDRGRALLETLGARIAADPFNLIATAIFVVAILHTFAASRLSGLAHRVQRAHDEAERAAGRSAHPSVLAELLHLAGEVEVVFGLWAAVLLAAAAYAKGWDAARDYVAHGVTYTEPMFVVVIMALASTRPIVGLAERLLRRIANLGGGGPAAWWATILVLGPLLGSFITEPAAMTICALLLARQFYDLDPTPALKYATLGLLFVNVSIGGTLTHFSAPPVLMVARVWAWDTPFMLVHFGAGAFAAIVASTALYFLLFRRELLALNRRLATLDLEEPDEAAPRRAQTLLPVPAWITAVHVAFMGWTVFTAHEPALFVGGFLFFLGFAKATAVFQSRLELRAPLLVGFFLGGLVIHGGLQGWWIAPVLSSLAEFPLFLGATVLTAFNDNALITYLATLAPGFHDALKIAVVQGAVTGGGLTVIANAPNPAGQALLSRFFGGSVAPHRLLAGAAVPTLIAALLFRLSA; this comes from the coding sequence GTGCCTGCCGCCGCTACGTCGTTTCCGCTGCCGCTCGACGCGTACGACGATCGCGGGCGCGCGTTGCTCGAGACGCTCGGCGCGCGCATCGCGGCGGATCCCTTCAACCTGATTGCGACCGCGATCTTCGTCGTCGCCATCCTGCACACGTTCGCCGCGTCCCGGCTCAGCGGGCTCGCGCACCGCGTGCAGCGCGCCCACGACGAAGCCGAACGGGCCGCGGGCCGCTCGGCGCATCCGAGCGTGCTGGCCGAGCTGCTGCACCTTGCCGGCGAGGTCGAGGTCGTGTTCGGCCTGTGGGCGGCCGTGCTGCTGGCCGCCGCGGCGTACGCCAAGGGCTGGGACGCCGCCCGTGACTACGTCGCGCACGGTGTCACCTACACCGAGCCGATGTTCGTCGTCGTCATCATGGCGCTCGCGTCCACGAGGCCGATCGTGGGGCTGGCCGAACGCCTGCTGCGGCGGATCGCCAACCTCGGCGGGGGAGGGCCCGCGGCATGGTGGGCGACGATTCTCGTCCTCGGTCCGCTGCTCGGATCGTTCATCACCGAGCCGGCGGCGATGACGATCTGCGCGCTGCTCCTCGCGCGCCAATTCTACGATCTCGATCCCACGCCGGCGCTGAAGTACGCGACGCTCGGGCTGCTCTTCGTCAACGTCTCGATTGGCGGCACGCTCACGCACTTCTCGGCGCCGCCCGTGCTGATGGTCGCCCGCGTGTGGGCTTGGGATACGCCCTTCATGCTCGTGCACTTCGGCGCCGGGGCGTTCGCGGCGATCGTCGCGTCCACCGCGCTCTACTTCCTGCTGTTCCGGCGCGAACTGCTGGCGCTCAATCGGCGCCTCGCGACGCTCGATCTCGAAGAACCCGACGAGGCGGCGCCGCGGAGGGCCCAAACGCTGCTGCCAGTGCCCGCGTGGATCACGGCCGTCCACGTGGCGTTCATGGGCTGGACGGTGTTCACGGCGCACGAGCCGGCGCTCTTCGTCGGCGGGTTCCTGTTCTTCCTCGGGTTCGCGAAGGCGACGGCCGTGTTTCAAAGCCGGCTCGAGTTGCGCGCACCGCTGCTCGTCGGGTTCTTTCTCGGCGGCCTCGTGATCCACGGCGGCCTGCAGGGCTGGTGGATCGCGCCAGTGCTGTCGAGCCTGGCCGAATTCCCGCTGTTCCTCGGCGCCACGGTGCTGACGGCGTTCAACGACAACGCCCTCATCACCTACCTGGCCACGCTCGCGCCAGGCTTCCACGACGCCCTGAAGATCGCGGTGGTGCAAGGCGCCGTCACGGGCGGCGGCCTGACCGTCATCGCCAATGCCCCGAATCCTGCCGGACAGGCGCTGCTCAGCCGGTTCTTCGGCGGGTCCGTCGCGCCGCATCGCTTGCTCGCCGGCGCCGCGGTGCCGACCTTGATTGCCGCGCTGTTGTTCAGGCTGAGCGCCTGA